A single Cupriavidus sp. D39 DNA region contains:
- the pncB gene encoding nicotinate phosphoribosyltransferase, whose translation MIITSLLDTDLYKFTMMQVVLHHFPAAQVEYRFKCRNAGVDLTPYVDEIRDEVAQLCQVRFTPDELQYLRELRFIKSDFVDFLGLFHLNEKYVTIKPAASGSGEIEITIRGPWLHTILFEVPLLAIVNEVYFRRTQPQPDWSEGRKRLEDKLALLKMPAHADCVIADYGSRRRFSRDWQEEVLQTMRRVLGPQLAGSSNVHFARMHNLVPLGTMAHEYLQACQALGPRLRDSQVFALEVWAKEYRGDLGIALSDTYGFDAFLRDFDLYFCKLFDGVRHDSGDPIAWGERMLAHYAAGRVDPLGKTLIFSDSLDIPRVIELYERFGGRCRLAFGVGTNLTNDLGYTPLQIVIKMTRCNGQPVAKLSDTPEKTMCDDPAYLAYLRQVFGIKAPT comes from the coding sequence ATGATCATTACCTCTTTGCTCGACACCGACCTGTACAAGTTCACCATGATGCAGGTGGTGCTGCATCACTTCCCGGCGGCACAGGTCGAGTACCGCTTCAAATGCCGTAACGCGGGGGTCGACCTGACGCCCTACGTGGACGAGATACGCGACGAAGTGGCGCAGCTGTGCCAGGTCCGCTTTACGCCGGACGAGCTGCAATACCTGCGCGAGCTGCGCTTTATCAAGAGCGATTTCGTCGACTTCCTCGGCCTGTTCCACCTCAACGAGAAATACGTGACGATCAAGCCCGCGGCCTCCGGCAGCGGCGAGATCGAGATCACCATCCGCGGGCCGTGGCTGCATACCATCCTGTTCGAGGTGCCGTTGCTGGCCATCGTCAACGAGGTCTATTTCCGCCGCACCCAGCCGCAGCCGGACTGGAGCGAGGGACGCAAGCGCCTGGAAGACAAGCTGGCCTTGCTGAAGATGCCTGCCCACGCCGACTGCGTGATCGCCGACTACGGCTCGCGCCGCCGTTTCTCGCGCGACTGGCAGGAGGAGGTGTTGCAGACCATGCGGCGCGTGCTCGGCCCGCAATTGGCCGGCAGCAGCAACGTGCATTTCGCGCGCATGCACAACCTGGTCCCGCTCGGCACCATGGCGCATGAATACCTGCAGGCCTGCCAGGCCCTGGGGCCGCGGCTGCGCGACTCGCAGGTGTTCGCGCTGGAAGTGTGGGCCAAGGAGTACCGCGGCGACCTCGGCATTGCCTTGTCCGACACCTATGGCTTCGATGCCTTCCTGCGCGATTTCGACCTGTACTTCTGCAAGCTGTTCGATGGCGTGCGGCACGATTCCGGCGACCCCATCGCCTGGGGCGAACGCATGCTGGCGCACTACGCCGCTGGCCGTGTCGACCCGCTGGGCAAGACGCTGATCTTCAGCGACAGCCTCGACATCCCGCGCGTGATCGAGCTGTACGAACGCTTCGGCGGGCGCTGCCGGCTTGCCTTCGGCGTGGGCACCAACCTGACCAACGATCTCGGCTACACGCCACTGCAGATCGTCATCAAGATGACCCGCTGCAATGGCCAGCCGGTGGCCAAGCTGTCGGACACGCCCGAGAAGACCATGTGCGACGATCCCGCTTACCTGGCGTACCTGCGGCAGGTGTTCGGCATCAAGGCGCCGACCTAG
- a CDS encoding cold-shock protein, whose protein sequence is METGTVKFFNAQKGFGFITPDAGGKDLFVHISQVRGGAPLQDNQRVQYQSQQGKKGPEAANVSPV, encoded by the coding sequence ATGGAAACTGGTACCGTCAAGTTCTTCAACGCCCAGAAGGGTTTTGGCTTCATCACCCCGGACGCTGGTGGCAAGGACTTGTTCGTCCACATCTCTCAGGTTCGCGGGGGTGCTCCGCTGCAAGATAACCAGCGAGTGCAATACCAGTCGCAACAGGGCAAGAAGGGTCCTGAAGCGGCCAATGTTTCCCCTGTTTGA
- a CDS encoding ATP-binding protein — protein MVRSLLKLYLLVILAAAAAVTAINTTFIPLFHEHFTETERENRKGYAFTLSEYLGPQQGKDRDAALAILQGQAREKFDLVDAASLTHLNAQQLADLAGGKLVLSYNAKDYYLPLRDGQILHALSEEDDHTNISVLAYALIALATLLSIIAWVWYHWRDLDKLQQAARDFGNGKLSTRANLPRRSNISALAKQFNEMAEQIEASIVHQREMMHGISHELKTPIARLEFGIALLQSAGTGEAEQARQALRLEDLRRDVRELDELVTELLTLGQLEQGAAPMMLMRVSVSELIDSVAASVANEVADKKLTLSAYASGPEPHHVCDPRLVARALLNLCRNATRYARNAIHLHAETDAAGTLTLTVEDDGPGVAPEERARIFEPFHRPDSSRNRHTGGFGLGLAIVRRIALLHGGQVGLHSGSEGGARFVITLPAMDEPAMPGKPAI, from the coding sequence ATGGTCCGCTCGCTACTCAAGCTCTACCTGCTGGTGATCCTGGCCGCGGCCGCCGCGGTGACCGCCATCAACACCACCTTCATCCCGCTGTTCCATGAGCATTTCACCGAGACCGAACGGGAAAACCGCAAAGGCTATGCCTTTACGCTATCCGAATACCTTGGGCCGCAACAGGGCAAGGACCGCGACGCGGCGCTTGCCATCCTGCAAGGGCAGGCGCGCGAGAAGTTCGACCTGGTCGACGCGGCCAGCCTGACCCACCTCAATGCTCAGCAGCTTGCCGACCTCGCCGGCGGCAAGCTGGTGCTCAGCTACAACGCCAAGGATTACTACCTGCCGCTGCGCGACGGCCAGATCCTGCACGCGCTCAGCGAGGAAGACGACCACACCAACATCTCCGTGCTGGCCTACGCCTTGATCGCGCTCGCCACCTTGCTGTCGATCATCGCCTGGGTGTGGTACCACTGGCGCGACCTGGACAAGCTGCAGCAGGCGGCAAGGGATTTCGGCAACGGCAAGCTGTCGACCCGCGCCAACCTGCCCAGGCGCTCCAACATCTCCGCACTGGCCAAGCAATTCAATGAGATGGCCGAACAGATCGAAGCGTCGATCGTGCACCAGCGCGAAATGATGCACGGCATCTCGCATGAGCTGAAAACGCCAATCGCGCGGCTGGAGTTCGGCATCGCGCTGCTGCAGTCGGCCGGCACGGGCGAAGCGGAACAGGCGCGCCAGGCGCTGCGGCTGGAAGACCTGCGCCGCGACGTGCGCGAGCTCGACGAGCTGGTCACCGAGCTGCTGACGCTCGGCCAGCTTGAGCAGGGCGCGGCGCCGATGATGCTGATGCGGGTTTCGGTGAGCGAGCTGATCGACAGCGTTGCGGCCAGCGTGGCCAACGAGGTGGCGGATAAGAAGCTCACGCTGTCGGCCTATGCCAGCGGCCCCGAGCCTCACCACGTCTGCGATCCGCGGCTGGTGGCGCGGGCGCTGCTCAACCTCTGCCGCAACGCCACCCGCTACGCGCGCAACGCCATCCACCTGCACGCCGAGACCGACGCGGCTGGCACCTTGACCCTGACGGTGGAGGACGATGGCCCCGGGGTTGCGCCGGAGGAGCGCGCCCGCATTTTCGAGCCCTTCCACCGGCCCGATTCCAGCCGCAACCGGCACACCGGGGGGTTCGGCCTGGGGCTGGCCATTGTGCGGCGCATCGCGCTGCTGCATGGCGGGCAGGTCGGGCTGCACAGCGGCAGCGAGGGCGGCGCGCGCTTCGTGATCACCTTGCCAGCCATGGACGAGCCCGCCATGCCCGGCAAGCCGGCGATTTGA
- the fdxA gene encoding ferredoxin FdxA, whose product MTHVVTESCIRCRYTDCVDVCPVDCFREGPNFLAIDPDECIDCAVCVAECPVNAIYAEEDVPGDQQQFIDLNAELARNWPSITKTKAPLAEAEEWKDTADKLQYLQR is encoded by the coding sequence ATGACTCACGTTGTCACCGAATCCTGCATCCGTTGCCGCTATACCGACTGCGTTGACGTGTGTCCGGTCGATTGTTTCCGCGAAGGCCCCAACTTCCTCGCCATCGACCCGGATGAGTGTATCGATTGCGCGGTGTGCGTGGCGGAATGCCCGGTCAACGCGATCTACGCCGAGGAAGACGTGCCGGGCGACCAGCAACAGTTCATCGACCTGAACGCCGAGCTGGCACGCAACTGGCCTTCCATCACCAAGACCAAGGCCCCGCTGGCCGAAGCCGAGGAATGGAAGGACACGGCCGACAAGCTGCAATACCTGCAACGCTGA
- a CDS encoding tripartite tricarboxylate transporter substrate binding protein — protein sequence MPALVAAQAVDSYPSKPIRVVVPYSAGGGADNAARVITAQMGVLLKQQVVIDNKPGASGTIGAAAVAQAPADGYVVLYDASTFVVNPALRKLPFDAAKDFLPVSLAVTAPNILVVPPNAPYKTVGEFLDYARQHPGKTTYASYGPGSPAHMVGELLKSQAKVDLLHVPYKGGAPALTDVMGGQVDAYFANAASGLPYVKAGKLRALAVTSAKRMPALPDVPTLVESGLAGFDVLEWNGLFVPKGTPPQVVERLAAAVRAAVNDPKVNARLLDLGVVPVGSSPQAFGQFLQTELTRWARLVKQNSITIE from the coding sequence CTGCCGGCGTTGGTCGCGGCGCAGGCCGTGGATAGCTATCCGTCCAAGCCGATTCGCGTCGTGGTGCCTTATTCAGCAGGCGGCGGCGCGGACAATGCGGCGCGCGTCATCACCGCCCAGATGGGCGTGCTGCTCAAGCAGCAGGTGGTGATCGACAACAAGCCGGGCGCCAGCGGCACCATCGGGGCCGCGGCGGTTGCCCAGGCGCCGGCCGATGGCTATGTGGTGCTGTACGACGCGTCCACCTTCGTCGTCAATCCGGCGCTGCGCAAGCTGCCGTTCGATGCGGCCAAGGATTTCCTGCCGGTCTCGCTGGCGGTCACGGCGCCCAATATCCTGGTGGTGCCGCCCAACGCCCCCTACAAGACGGTTGGCGAGTTCCTCGACTACGCACGTCAGCATCCCGGCAAGACGACCTACGCGTCGTACGGGCCCGGCAGCCCTGCGCACATGGTCGGCGAGCTGCTCAAGAGCCAGGCCAAGGTCGACCTGCTGCATGTGCCGTACAAAGGCGGCGCGCCGGCCCTGACCGATGTGATGGGTGGGCAGGTCGATGCCTATTTCGCCAACGCGGCGTCTGGCTTGCCCTATGTGAAGGCCGGCAAGCTGCGGGCGCTGGCGGTGACTTCCGCCAAACGCATGCCGGCCTTGCCCGACGTGCCGACGCTGGTGGAAAGCGGGCTGGCGGGCTTCGACGTACTGGAATGGAATGGCTTGTTCGTGCCCAAGGGAACGCCGCCGCAAGTGGTGGAGCGGCTGGCGGCGGCCGTGCGGGCCGCGGTCAACGATCCCAAGGTCAATGCCCGGCTGCTGGATCTTGGCGTGGTGCCGGTCGGCAGCAGTCCACAGGCCTTCGGGCAATTCCTGCAGACCGAGCTGACGCGCTGGGCGCGGCTGGTCAAGCAGAACAGCATTACGATCGAGTAG
- a CDS encoding NAD(P)/FAD-dependent oxidoreductase, which translates to MDLSIPNPVADATNHVAAGNAGGGHPLEIDALIVGAGPVGLFQVFELGLLEIKAHVIDSLKVVGGQCVELYPDKPIYDIPAVPICTGQELTDNLLKQIEPFEPTFHLGQEVAVVERRVDGRFFVETSLGTRFITKTIFIAAGVGSFQPRTVKVDGIDKFDGKQLFYRVKDPSRFHGRNLVVVGGGDSALDWTLDLVGKAESVVMIHRRDGFRAAPASVAKMKDLCEQMEMQFLVGQISGYEEKEGLLTEIKVTGADGVTRRLPLDDLLVFFGLSPKLGPIAEWGLDLERKQVKVDTEKFETNIPGIFAVGDINTYPGKKKLILSGFHEAALAAFGAAPYIFPEKKIHMQYTTTSPKLHKILGVDSPVFD; encoded by the coding sequence ATGGACTTGAGCATCCCTAACCCCGTCGCCGACGCCACCAACCACGTTGCCGCCGGCAACGCTGGCGGCGGCCACCCGCTGGAAATCGATGCGCTGATCGTCGGTGCCGGTCCGGTCGGACTCTTCCAGGTCTTCGAACTGGGCCTGCTCGAAATCAAGGCGCACGTGATCGACTCCCTCAAGGTGGTCGGCGGCCAGTGCGTGGAGCTCTATCCGGACAAGCCCATCTACGACATCCCGGCCGTGCCCATCTGCACCGGCCAGGAACTGACGGACAACCTGCTCAAGCAGATCGAGCCGTTCGAGCCGACCTTCCACCTGGGCCAGGAAGTGGCTGTGGTGGAGCGCCGCGTAGACGGCCGCTTCTTCGTCGAGACCTCGCTCGGCACCCGCTTCATCACCAAGACCATCTTCATCGCCGCCGGCGTGGGCTCGTTCCAGCCGCGCACGGTCAAGGTGGACGGCATCGACAAGTTCGACGGCAAGCAGCTGTTCTACCGCGTGAAGGATCCGAGCCGCTTCCACGGCCGCAACCTGGTCGTGGTCGGCGGCGGCGACTCCGCGCTCGACTGGACGCTGGACCTGGTCGGCAAGGCCGAATCCGTGGTGATGATCCATCGCCGCGACGGCTTCCGCGCCGCGCCGGCATCGGTCGCCAAGATGAAGGACCTGTGCGAGCAGATGGAGATGCAGTTCCTGGTGGGCCAGATCAGCGGCTACGAGGAGAAAGAGGGCCTCCTTACCGAGATCAAGGTGACGGGCGCCGACGGCGTGACCCGCCGCCTGCCGCTCGACGACCTGCTGGTGTTCTTCGGCCTGTCGCCCAAGCTGGGCCCGATCGCCGAATGGGGCCTGGACCTGGAGCGCAAGCAGGTCAAGGTGGATACGGAGAAGTTCGAGACCAACATCCCGGGCATCTTCGCGGTGGGCGACATCAACACCTACCCCGGCAAGAAGAAGCTGATCCTCTCGGGCTTCCATGAAGCCGCGCTGGCCGCCTTCGGCGCCGCGCCCTATATCTTCCCCGAGAAGAAAATCCACATGCAGTACACGACCACCTCGCCGAAGCTGCACAAGATCCTCGGCGTCGATTCGCCGGTGTTCGACTGA
- a CDS encoding LysE family translocator yields MSFEHWLAFVLTSIVVLIIPGPTILLVIGDALAHRGRSAYATVAGVAAGDLTAFTLSMAGLGAVLATSAALFTALKWAGAAYLVYLGIQALRGASRAGAMAVTAQSGSSRQRFAKAWLVTALNPKSIVFFVAFVPQFLDARLAFWPQAAVLIPTFVVMATANAAIYALLARALAKRLTTQRAQANVQRAGGITLIGAGALIAARS; encoded by the coding sequence ATGTCCTTCGAACACTGGCTGGCCTTTGTGTTGACAAGCATCGTCGTGCTCATCATTCCCGGCCCGACCATCCTGCTTGTGATCGGCGATGCGCTTGCCCATCGCGGCCGCTCCGCCTATGCCACCGTGGCCGGCGTTGCCGCGGGCGACCTGACCGCGTTCACACTGTCGATGGCCGGCCTCGGCGCGGTACTGGCCACCTCTGCGGCCCTGTTCACGGCGTTGAAGTGGGCCGGTGCGGCTTACCTCGTCTACCTGGGCATCCAGGCCTTGCGCGGCGCCTCGCGTGCCGGCGCGATGGCGGTCACGGCACAGTCTGGGAGCAGCCGCCAGCGCTTTGCCAAGGCATGGCTGGTGACTGCGCTCAACCCCAAGAGCATCGTGTTCTTCGTGGCCTTCGTGCCGCAGTTCCTCGATGCGCGCCTGGCCTTCTGGCCGCAGGCCGCGGTGCTGATTCCCACCTTCGTTGTGATGGCCACCGCCAACGCGGCGATCTACGCGCTGCTGGCGCGTGCGCTGGCCAAGCGCCTTACCACCCAGCGCGCACAGGCCAATGTGCAGCGCGCGGGTGGCATTACGCTGATTGGCGCGGGCGCGCTGATTGCGGCACGCAGCTGA
- the rpsU gene encoding 30S ribosomal protein S21, translating to MTKIVLKPGEPVEVAMRRFRRAILQTGLIVELKSRTAYEKPTTERKRKKKAAESRLRKRLRMQMLPKKMY from the coding sequence TTGACTAAGATCGTCTTGAAACCAGGTGAGCCCGTTGAAGTTGCAATGCGGCGTTTCCGTCGGGCCATCCTCCAGACCGGCCTGATCGTTGAACTCAAGAGCCGTACCGCTTACGAGAAGCCCACGACCGAGCGCAAGCGCAAGAAGAAAGCCGCGGAATCGCGCCTTCGCAAACGCCTGCGCATGCAGATGTTGCCGAAGAAGATGTACTGA
- a CDS encoding SDR family oxidoreductase codes for MMWDWHASLPAQDLAARARACDTRLPGVGSLLLTGATGFIGGNVTVAAVNAGLARRLLCLVRGEDAADALARLRENAIQCGLLRSRVDWLNEDNVLLGALDSDFAPAAQARLAGVTHVINCAALASFSADAQVTRINVRDTLRFASRFAGSAALRRFVHVGTAMACGTQRGPRIAERDAGHGGTSDLSHLVPYTRSKQEVEVLLRNSLPDLPLVVARPSIVVGHTVLGTQPSASIFWLFRIIHQSRRYTAGPHTRIDVIAVDDCAQALLQLAIKPELRFDAYHLSAGARAPTIAQVIAAMDEAALSEDAPAYRLCPPSELPALASDVARKERISNRRLIERALRLYAGFAELGYVFDNGRIREEIDFEPLSITDYVSECMRTSRGVGILEQMSWDFKS; via the coding sequence ATGATGTGGGATTGGCACGCCAGCCTGCCCGCGCAGGATCTTGCCGCCCGTGCGCGTGCCTGCGACACACGCCTGCCCGGCGTCGGCTCCCTGCTGCTGACCGGCGCCACCGGCTTTATCGGCGGCAACGTGACGGTGGCCGCGGTCAACGCCGGTCTGGCCCGGCGCTTGCTCTGCCTGGTGCGCGGCGAGGATGCCGCGGACGCATTGGCTCGCTTGCGCGAAAACGCCATCCAGTGCGGCTTGTTGCGCAGCCGGGTGGACTGGCTCAACGAGGACAACGTGTTGCTTGGCGCGCTTGACAGCGATTTCGCGCCTGCCGCACAGGCGCGGCTGGCGGGCGTCACCCATGTCATCAACTGCGCCGCGCTGGCCTCGTTCTCCGCCGATGCGCAGGTCACGCGCATCAACGTGCGCGATACCTTGCGTTTTGCCTCGCGCTTTGCCGGCAGCGCGGCCTTGCGGCGCTTCGTCCATGTCGGTACCGCCATGGCTTGCGGCACGCAGCGCGGGCCGAGGATTGCCGAGCGGGATGCCGGCCATGGCGGCACCAGCGATCTCAGCCACCTGGTGCCTTACACGCGCAGCAAGCAGGAAGTGGAGGTGCTGCTGCGCAACAGCTTGCCCGACCTGCCGCTGGTGGTGGCGCGCCCCTCTATCGTGGTGGGGCACACCGTGCTGGGCACGCAGCCCTCGGCCAGCATCTTCTGGCTTTTCCGGATCATCCACCAGTCGCGCCGCTATACCGCGGGCCCGCATACCCGCATCGACGTGATCGCCGTGGACGACTGCGCGCAGGCCTTGCTGCAGTTGGCGATAAAGCCCGAGCTGCGCTTCGATGCCTACCATCTTTCGGCCGGCGCGCGCGCGCCAACCATTGCCCAGGTGATCGCAGCCATGGACGAGGCGGCCTTGAGCGAAGACGCGCCCGCCTACCGTCTATGCCCGCCCAGCGAACTCCCCGCGCTGGCGAGCGACGTAGCGCGCAAGGAGCGCATCAGCAACCGGCGCCTGATCGAGCGCGCACTGCGGCTGTACGCGGGCTTTGCCGAGCTCGGCTATGTCTTTGACAACGGGCGCATCCGGGAGGAGATCGATTTCGAGCCCTTGTCGATCACGGACTACGTCAGCGAATGCATGCGCACTTCGCGCGGCGTCGGCATCCTCGAGCAGATGAGCTGGGATTTCAAGTCATGA
- the ltrA gene encoding group II intron reverse transcriptase/maturase, with amino-acid sequence MLTDEAQMHERVQPTAEEGGRNLPGADGGAEAGTAAVGQTKARAPSLMEAVVEKGNMWLAYRKVVRNGGAAGVDALAVTALRDWLKVHWPSVKAALLAGQYIPQAVRAVDIPKPAGGVRTLGIPTVMDRLIQQALLQVLQPIFEPGFSESSYGFRPGRSAQQAVLQAQRYVREGRRWVVDIDLEKFFDRVNHDILMSRVARQVRDARVLKLIRRYLEAGLMRGGMVEARRQGTPQGGPLSPLLSNILLTDWDRELERRGLASCRYADDCNIYVRSKTAGRQVLAGMTAFLAERLKLRVNEAKSACARPWARKFLGYSLTMHRQARLRIAPDSLQRLKERVRELVRPGRGGNPAHTIAVLNPVLRGWMGYFRWTEGKRALEELDAWIRRRLRCLLWRQAKRRRTRVVMLRRQGLSDERAYKSAYNGRGPWWNAGAMHLRDAFPKRYFDAMGLVSLLDTQRRLQSRS; translated from the coding sequence ATGCTTACCGACGAAGCCCAAATGCACGAACGAGTGCAGCCCACAGCGGAGGAAGGCGGGCGGAACCTGCCTGGGGCCGATGGGGGTGCGGAGGCTGGCACGGCGGCTGTCGGGCAAACGAAAGCGCGGGCGCCATCGCTGATGGAGGCGGTGGTCGAGAAGGGCAACATGTGGCTGGCGTACCGGAAGGTGGTCAGGAACGGTGGCGCGGCCGGGGTGGATGCCCTGGCGGTGACGGCGTTGCGGGACTGGCTGAAGGTGCACTGGCCGAGCGTCAAGGCGGCGCTGCTGGCCGGCCAATACATCCCGCAGGCGGTGCGCGCGGTGGACATCCCCAAGCCTGCGGGCGGGGTGAGGACACTGGGCATCCCGACGGTGATGGACCGGCTGATCCAGCAGGCGCTGCTGCAAGTTCTCCAACCGATCTTTGAGCCGGGATTCTCCGAGTCGAGCTACGGCTTCAGGCCGGGGCGCAGCGCTCAGCAGGCGGTCTTGCAGGCACAGCGGTATGTGCGGGAAGGCCGGCGCTGGGTGGTGGACATCGACCTGGAGAAGTTCTTCGACCGGGTCAACCACGACATCCTGATGTCGCGGGTGGCACGGCAAGTGAGGGACGCCCGGGTGCTCAAGCTGATCCGGCGGTATCTGGAAGCGGGGCTGATGCGTGGCGGGATGGTCGAGGCAAGGAGGCAAGGCACGCCGCAAGGCGGGCCGCTGTCGCCGTTGCTGTCGAACATCCTGCTGACGGATTGGGACCGTGAGCTGGAAAGGCGGGGCCTCGCGTCCTGTCGTTACGCGGACGACTGCAATATCTATGTGCGTAGCAAGACGGCAGGACGGCAGGTGTTGGCTGGCATGACAGCGTTCCTAGCGGAGCGGCTGAAGCTGCGGGTCAACGAGGCCAAGAGCGCGTGTGCGCGGCCGTGGGCGCGCAAGTTCCTGGGCTATAGCCTGACAATGCACCGTCAGGCGCGGTTGCGCATTGCGCCGGACAGCCTGCAAAGGCTGAAGGAGCGTGTGCGGGAACTGGTGCGTCCGGGACGAGGAGGGAACCCGGCCCACACGATAGCAGTGTTGAATCCGGTACTGCGCGGGTGGATGGGGTACTTCCGCTGGACCGAAGGCAAGCGTGCGCTGGAGGAGTTGGACGCCTGGATCAGACGGCGGCTGCGCTGCTTATTGTGGCGGCAAGCCAAACGTCGTCGGACCCGGGTGGTGATGCTGCGTCGGCAGGGGCTATCGGACGAGCGAGCGTACAAGTCAGCCTACAACGGGCGCGGCCCGTGGTGGAATGCTGGCGCGATGCATCTGCGCGATGCCTTCCCGAAACGCTACTTCGACGCCATGGGGCTGGTCTCGCTGCTGGATACTCAGCGGCGCTTGCAGTCTCGTTCGTGA
- a CDS encoding MipA/OmpV family protein, whose product MKQQASNQWGVARLPVAYRGAHKGAYKGAFLVAALASLCPAAHAERTYSIGLAAGAALRYAGSRDYRAVGAPVLRADFGNGAFIDLLQGAGYTYKFGNGMFATASLGYALGRTDKNRADLPGSDHLKGMGNIPGSLMGAFQLGARVYGDTTLSVTLDAPLTHRERGLSGHIDLVVPVIQSGAHIVTLGPSVHYGSGRYMQTLFGVTDAQAANSAFGQYAPKAGFDAATLSLAWNYTLSKEWSVRTLVAATRLLGDAAKSPIVQSKQSYFGMSSVNYTF is encoded by the coding sequence GTGAAACAGCAAGCAAGCAATCAGTGGGGCGTGGCAAGGTTGCCGGTCGCGTACAGGGGCGCGCACAAGGGCGCGTACAAGGGCGCGTTTCTCGTGGCCGCGCTGGCGAGCCTCTGCCCGGCAGCGCACGCGGAAAGAACGTACTCCATTGGCCTGGCCGCCGGCGCCGCCCTGCGCTACGCGGGAAGCAGAGACTACCGGGCCGTCGGCGCGCCGGTGCTGCGCGCCGACTTCGGCAACGGTGCCTTTATCGATTTGCTGCAAGGCGCTGGCTATACCTACAAGTTCGGCAACGGCATGTTTGCCACGGCCTCGCTCGGCTACGCGCTGGGCCGTACCGACAAGAACCGCGCGGACCTGCCGGGCTCGGATCACCTGAAGGGCATGGGCAACATTCCGGGCTCGCTGATGGGCGCGTTCCAGCTCGGCGCGCGCGTGTACGGCGACACCACGCTGAGCGTGACGCTGGACGCGCCACTGACGCATCGCGAACGCGGGCTGAGCGGGCACATCGATCTGGTGGTGCCGGTGATCCAGTCGGGCGCGCACATCGTGACACTCGGGCCGAGCGTGCACTACGGCTCGGGCCGCTACATGCAGACCCTCTTTGGCGTGACCGATGCACAGGCCGCCAACAGCGCCTTTGGTCAGTACGCCCCCAAGGCCGGCTTCGATGCCGCGACGCTGTCGCTCGCATGGAACTACACGCTCTCGAAGGAATGGTCGGTACGCACCCTGGTGGCGGCGACACGCCTGCTCGGGGACGCCGCGAAGAGCCCGATCGTGCAGAGCAAGCAGTCGTACTTCGGCATGAGTTCGGTCAACTACACATTCTGA
- a CDS encoding 2-hydroxyacid dehydrogenase — translation MTKPSILVTRAVFPEVIDRLAQYFDVDDNQQDVALDGAALKARLAGKSGVLANAADRIGAGLVAGLPALRAVCNMAVGYNNLDVPALTAAGIVATNTPDVLTETTADFGWALLMATARRVTESEHWLRAGKWERWSYDMFLGMDLYRSTLGILGMGRIGQALARRAAGFGMSVLYHNRSRLADETERALNARYVSKAELLAQSDHLLLVLPYSAQSHHSIGAAELAQMKPSATLVNLARGGVVDDAALADALRERRIFAAGLDVFEGEPQVHPGLLAVPNVVLTPHIASASEKTRRAMADLAADNLIAALDTGPQAGHPPSVINPDVMARRR, via the coding sequence ATGACCAAGCCTTCCATCCTTGTGACCCGCGCCGTCTTTCCCGAGGTGATCGACCGGCTCGCGCAATACTTCGACGTCGACGACAACCAGCAGGACGTGGCGCTGGATGGCGCCGCGCTCAAGGCGCGCCTCGCCGGCAAGTCCGGTGTGCTGGCCAATGCCGCGGACCGCATCGGTGCCGGGCTGGTGGCCGGGCTGCCAGCCTTGCGCGCGGTCTGCAACATGGCGGTGGGGTACAACAACCTCGATGTGCCGGCGCTGACCGCCGCCGGGATCGTGGCCACCAATACGCCCGATGTGCTGACCGAGACCACGGCCGATTTCGGCTGGGCCTTGCTGATGGCCACCGCGCGCCGCGTAACCGAGTCCGAGCACTGGCTGCGCGCCGGCAAGTGGGAGCGGTGGAGCTACGACATGTTCCTCGGCATGGACCTGTACCGCAGCACGCTCGGCATCCTTGGCATGGGCCGCATCGGCCAGGCGCTGGCACGCCGCGCGGCCGGGTTTGGCATGTCGGTGCTCTATCACAACCGCAGCCGCTTGGCTGATGAAACCGAGCGCGCGCTCAACGCGCGCTATGTCAGCAAGGCTGAGCTGCTGGCGCAGTCCGACCACCTGCTGCTGGTACTGCCCTATAGCGCGCAGAGCCATCACAGCATCGGCGCGGCCGAGCTGGCGCAGATGAAGCCGTCGGCCACGCTGGTCAACCTGGCGCGTGGCGGCGTGGTCGACGATGCCGCGCTGGCCGATGCGCTGCGAGAGCGGCGCATCTTCGCTGCCGGACTCGACGTGTTCGAGGGCGAGCCGCAGGTCCATCCCGGCCTGCTGGCGGTGCCCAATGTGGTGCTGACCCCGCACATCGCCAGCGCCTCGGAGAAGACCCGCCGTGCCATGGCGGATCTCGCCGCCGACAACCTGATCGCCGCGCTCGACACGGGGCCGCAGGCAGGGCATCCGCCTTCGGTGATCAATCCCGACGTAATGGCGCGCCGCCGCTGA